The Desmonostoc muscorum LEGE 12446 genome includes a region encoding these proteins:
- a CDS encoding nucleoside hydrolase — MNMRLVYQVFSAAALSLLTSVAFLSQPVFGAALKRTPLIVDDDGSQDGMTALAYMLANPKFDIQAITIAQGIARPASFVNNLERMLGRLEVSGIPVGIGRADPLAGNNAFPEFIRDGADTFWSPFVQLPDTAPPVERRSAAELIVEKIKQSPEPVAILATGTLTNIAEALRLDPSIISNISVVQIMGGAVFVPGNLPVLPDPPFSTNTVGEFNIWVDPLAAQEVFAAGSKGLKIQLTPLDATNQIEFSRADQQAWLATGTPESKIAAEFLDFAITVIQSNNDPNPVWDLIAAINLSEEDFSEETPLYLEVDTLSDPGATQGQTRAIPNLPPNVLVSLNPSFNNLPFSAGEVFSYLETESVPESSPILGILILGAAGITFQVKRQFKH, encoded by the coding sequence ATGAATATGCGTCTTGTGTATCAGGTATTCTCCGCTGCTGCACTATCTTTATTGACATCAGTAGCTTTCCTTAGTCAACCTGTATTTGGTGCTGCTTTAAAACGAACTCCTTTAATTGTTGATGATGATGGTAGCCAAGACGGGATGACAGCTTTAGCCTATATGTTAGCTAATCCCAAATTTGATATTCAGGCAATTACGATCGCCCAAGGTATTGCTCGTCCAGCGAGTTTTGTAAATAATCTAGAACGAATGTTAGGAAGACTAGAAGTATCTGGTATTCCTGTTGGTATTGGTAGAGCCGATCCTTTGGCTGGAAACAACGCTTTTCCGGAATTCATTCGTGATGGTGCAGACACTTTTTGGTCTCCCTTTGTCCAGCTACCAGATACAGCACCACCTGTTGAAAGGCGATCGGCAGCAGAACTGATTGTGGAAAAAATAAAACAGTCACCTGAACCTGTAGCAATCTTAGCAACCGGTACTTTAACTAATATTGCCGAAGCGCTACGACTTGACCCCTCCATTATCAGCAACATTTCCGTCGTCCAAATCATGGGAGGCGCAGTTTTCGTACCAGGAAATCTCCCCGTTCTTCCCGATCCTCCATTTTCAACCAACACTGTTGGAGAGTTTAATATCTGGGTCGATCCTTTAGCGGCTCAAGAAGTATTTGCCGCAGGTTCAAAAGGACTAAAAATTCAATTGACTCCCCTGGATGCGACAAATCAAATTGAATTTTCTCGTGCCGATCAACAAGCATGGCTAGCGACTGGAACACCTGAAAGTAAGATAGCTGCCGAGTTTTTGGATTTTGCTATAACAGTTATTCAAAGCAACAACGATCCTAACCCAGTTTGGGATTTAATTGCTGCCATTAACCTTAGTGAAGAAGACTTTTCTGAGGAAACTCCTTTGTATCTGGAAGTCGATACACTTTCAGATCCTGGAGCTACTCAAGGACAAACTCGTGCTATTCCTAATTTGCCTCCCAATGTTCTAGTTTCCCTAAACCCTAGTTTTAATAATTTACCTTTCAGTGCTGGTGAGGTTTTCTCATATTTAGAAACAGAGTCTGTTCCTGAATCTAGTCCTATATTGGGTATTCTGATTTTGGGTGCAGCGGGAATTACTTTCCAAGTTAAGCGGCAATTCAAGCACTAG
- a CDS encoding DUF3593 domain-containing protein, whose amino-acid sequence MISKETLFALSLFPYLGFLWFISRSPQMPRLALYGFYGTLVFVFVTIPAGIYAQLHYGKSLANVDWLHGGAEVFLTLTNILIVLGFRQAVKELRMKNGE is encoded by the coding sequence ATGATCTCTAAAGAAACCCTGTTTGCGCTTTCACTGTTTCCCTATTTGGGTTTCTTGTGGTTTATCAGCCGCAGTCCGCAAATGCCGCGTTTAGCGCTATATGGATTTTACGGTACTCTTGTATTCGTTTTCGTCACCATTCCCGCAGGAATTTATGCCCAATTGCATTATGGGAAGTCTCTAGCCAATGTAGATTGGTTACACGGTGGTGCAGAAGTATTTTTGACGCTGACGAACATCTTGATTGTCTTGGGTTTTCGGCAAGCAGTCAAGGAATTGAGAATGAAAAATGGGGAGTAG
- the petC gene encoding cytochrome b6-f complex iron-sulfur subunit, with the protein MAQFSESADVPDMGRRQFMNLLTFGTVTGVALGALYPVVNYFIPPASGGAGGGATAKDELGNDVSLAKFLENRNAGDRTLVQGLKGDPTYIVVENKEAIKDYGINAICTHLGCVVPWNVAENKFKCPCHGSQYDETGKVVRGPAPLSLALAHASSADDKIVLSPWTETDFRTGDAPWWA; encoded by the coding sequence ATGGCTCAATTTTCAGAATCAGCAGACGTGCCAGATATGGGGCGTCGTCAGTTCATGAATCTGCTCACTTTTGGGACTGTCACTGGAGTAGCTCTGGGTGCATTGTATCCCGTTGTCAATTACTTTATTCCACCTGCTAGCGGTGGTGCTGGCGGCGGTGCAACGGCAAAAGATGAGTTGGGCAACGATGTTAGTCTGGCCAAATTTCTCGAAAACCGAAATGCAGGCGATCGCACTTTAGTTCAAGGGCTTAAGGGTGACCCCACCTATATTGTGGTAGAAAACAAAGAGGCCATCAAAGATTATGGCATTAATGCTATCTGCACCCACTTAGGTTGTGTCGTTCCTTGGAACGTTGCTGAGAACAAATTTAAGTGTCCTTGTCACGGTTCTCAGTATGACGAAACTGGTAAGGTTGTTCGGGGTCCAGCACCACTGTCTTTGGCTTTAGCCCACGCCAGTTCAGCAGACGACAAAATTGTCTTGAGTCCTTGGACTGAAACCGACTTCCGCACCGGCGATGCACCTTGGTGGGCTTAA
- a CDS encoding DUF2499 domain-containing protein: MHVLSIPTWIIHISSVIEWIIAIWLVWTYGELTGNRNWWALSIAMLPALVSAMCACTWHYFDNAESLEWLVTLQATMTLVGNFTVWAAAFLIWRSTKSTNTVAPEPIKSKQ; this comes from the coding sequence ATGCACGTTCTTTCAATTCCCACCTGGATTATTCATATTTCTAGCGTTATCGAGTGGATTATTGCCATTTGGTTAGTTTGGACTTATGGCGAACTCACTGGTAACCGCAATTGGTGGGCATTATCCATTGCCATGTTACCAGCTTTGGTTAGTGCCATGTGTGCTTGTACCTGGCATTATTTCGACAACGCCGAATCTCTGGAATGGCTAGTAACGCTTCAAGCTACCATGACCTTAGTTGGTAATTTTACAGTTTGGGCAGCGGCGTTTTTGATTTGGCGTTCCACGAAGTCTACTAATACTGTTGCACCCGAACCTATTAAATCAAAGCAATGA
- the hisA gene encoding 1-(5-phosphoribosyl)-5-[(5-phosphoribosylamino)methylideneamino]imidazole-4-carboxamide isomerase yields MDVIPAIDLLEGRCVRLYQGDYDRSQVFSENPADVAQQWVDQGATRLHIVDLDGAKAGKVVNLQAIEAIAQVVSVPIEIGGGLRDRTSVQQVFNLGVQWAILGTVAVEQPQLVQELCQEFPEQIIIGIDARDGRVATRGWLETSEVLATQLAVTMQELGAAAIIYTDIHRDGTLIGPNLEALREIAGAISIPVIASGGVSSVTDLLSLLALEPQGVTGVIVGRALYTGDILLKEALRAIGPGRIQDIPPNLGFSSFA; encoded by the coding sequence ATGGATGTAATTCCAGCAATAGATTTACTAGAGGGTCGTTGTGTGCGACTGTATCAAGGAGACTACGATCGCTCGCAAGTTTTTAGCGAAAACCCGGCTGATGTTGCTCAACAGTGGGTAGATCAAGGTGCCACCAGATTGCATATAGTTGATTTAGATGGTGCCAAAGCAGGTAAAGTAGTAAATCTCCAGGCAATTGAAGCGATCGCTCAAGTGGTATCGGTGCCCATTGAAATTGGTGGAGGATTGCGCGATCGCACCAGTGTGCAACAAGTGTTTAATCTGGGTGTACAATGGGCGATTCTCGGCACCGTCGCCGTAGAACAACCCCAACTAGTACAAGAACTCTGCCAAGAATTTCCCGAACAAATTATTATCGGTATTGACGCCCGTGATGGCCGCGTAGCTACTCGCGGTTGGTTAGAAACCTCGGAAGTTTTAGCAACCCAACTTGCTGTCACAATGCAGGAATTGGGCGCAGCAGCTATTATTTATACAGATATACACCGTGATGGTACACTGATAGGGCCGAATTTAGAAGCTTTGCGAGAAATAGCTGGTGCAATTTCCATACCAGTAATTGCTTCTGGTGGAGTGAGTTCTGTTACCGATTTGTTGAGTTTGCTGGCGTTAGAACCACAAGGTGTGACTGGTGTGATTGTCGGACGTGCCTTGTATACTGGGGATATTTTACTCAAAGAAGCATTACGAGCGATCGGTCCTGGACGGATTCAGGATATACCGCCCAATTTAGGTTTTTCTAGTTTTGCTTGA
- the petA gene encoding cytochrome f — protein MRNASVKARLTRSARAIVKTLLIAIATVTFYFSCDLALPQSAAAYPFWAQQTYPETPREPTGRIVCANCHLAAKPTEVEVPQSVLPDTVFKAVVKIPYDTSAQQVGADGSKVGLNVGAVLMLPEGFKIAPPERISEELQEEIGDTYFQPYSEDKENIVIVGPLPGEQYQEIVFPVLSPNPATDKNIHFGKYSVHVGGNRGRGQVYPTGEKSNNNLYNASATGTITKIAKEEDEDGNVKYQVNIQPESGDVVVDTVPAGPELIVSEGQAVKAGDALTNNPNVGGFGQKDAEIVLQDAGRVKGLIAFIALVMLAQVMLVLKKKQVERVQAAEMNF, from the coding sequence ATGAGAAATGCTTCTGTCAAAGCGAGGTTAACTCGCAGTGCTAGAGCAATTGTAAAAACATTGCTCATAGCGATCGCCACCGTGACATTTTACTTCAGTTGCGATCTTGCCCTTCCCCAATCTGCTGCTGCCTATCCTTTTTGGGCGCAGCAAACCTATCCTGAAACCCCCCGCGAACCAACCGGGCGGATTGTTTGTGCCAACTGTCACCTAGCAGCCAAACCCACAGAAGTGGAAGTTCCCCAATCGGTACTACCTGATACTGTGTTCAAAGCTGTGGTGAAAATTCCCTACGATACCAGCGCCCAGCAAGTTGGTGCCGATGGTTCTAAAGTTGGCTTGAACGTTGGCGCTGTGCTGATGTTACCCGAAGGCTTTAAGATTGCTCCTCCAGAACGCATTTCCGAGGAACTTCAAGAAGAAATCGGCGACACTTACTTCCAACCCTACAGCGAAGACAAAGAAAATATCGTCATCGTCGGTCCCTTACCCGGCGAACAGTACCAAGAAATCGTCTTCCCAGTTCTTTCTCCCAACCCCGCAACCGACAAAAACATCCACTTCGGTAAATATTCAGTTCACGTAGGTGGTAATCGCGGACGCGGACAAGTTTATCCTACTGGCGAAAAGAGCAACAACAACCTTTACAATGCTTCCGCCACTGGCACAATTACCAAAATTGCCAAAGAGGAAGATGAAGACGGTAATGTTAAATATCAAGTAAACATCCAACCTGAGTCTGGTGATGTTGTCGTTGATACAGTTCCCGCTGGTCCAGAATTGATTGTTTCCGAAGGACAAGCAGTTAAGGCTGGTGATGCTTTGACCAATAACCCCAACGTCGGTGGATTCGGTCAAAAAGATGCAGAAATTGTACTCCAAGACGCCGGCAGAGTCAAAGGGTTAATTGCATTCATCGCTCTTGTGATGCTAGCTCAAGTGATGCTAGTGCTGAAGAAGAAGCAGGTTGAGAGAGTCCAAGCTGCTGAGATGAATTTCTAA